A genomic window from Synechococcus sp. CBW1107 includes:
- the mnmA gene encoding tRNA 2-thiouridine(34) synthase MnmA, whose product MSPLTAAGGPVTAAGAAAIERLRAWPGEHRVAVGLSGGVDSSLTAALLVAAGWQVDGLTLWLMSGKGACCAEGLVDAAGLCDQLGVPHHVVDSRERFREQIVDFLVQGYEQGVTPLPCSRCNREVKFAPMLEWAEAELGIGRIATGHYARVRLADSAGPSAAAGRHQLLRGLDAHKDQSYFLYDLPQSVLARLVFPLGELTKPDTRLEAEALGLRTARKPESQDLCLADHHGSMKAFLDAFLPPRQGQIVLADGTVVGEHDGIEHFTIGQRKGLGVAWSEPLHVVRLDGAMNRVVVAPRAEAARSGCVVGAINWISMPPPDAPLELEVQVRYRSAPVVAQLVPLEPTAADDAAGRPHRARLTFRDDQFSITPGQAAVFYAGEVVLGGGLIQGQLPDPAHQ is encoded by the coding sequence CTGTCCCCCCTCACGGCTGCCGGTGGCCCGGTCACCGCGGCCGGGGCCGCGGCGATCGAACGCCTGCGCGCCTGGCCCGGTGAGCATCGGGTCGCGGTGGGCCTCTCCGGCGGGGTCGACAGTTCCCTCACCGCCGCCCTGCTGGTGGCGGCCGGCTGGCAGGTGGACGGTCTCACCCTCTGGCTGATGAGCGGCAAGGGGGCCTGCTGCGCCGAAGGGCTGGTGGATGCAGCCGGCCTCTGTGACCAGCTGGGAGTGCCGCATCATGTGGTCGACAGCCGCGAGCGCTTCCGCGAGCAGATCGTCGACTTTCTGGTGCAGGGCTACGAGCAGGGGGTGACACCGCTGCCCTGCTCCCGCTGCAACCGGGAGGTGAAGTTCGCGCCGATGCTGGAGTGGGCCGAGGCCGAACTGGGGATCGGCCGCATCGCCACCGGCCACTACGCCAGGGTCCGCCTGGCTGACTCCGCTGGCCCCAGCGCCGCCGCCGGCCGCCACCAGCTGCTGCGGGGTCTCGATGCCCACAAGGACCAGAGCTACTTCCTCTATGACCTGCCCCAGTCGGTGCTGGCGCGGCTGGTGTTCCCCCTCGGAGAACTCACCAAGCCCGACACCCGGCTGGAGGCCGAGGCTCTCGGCCTGCGCACCGCCCGGAAACCGGAAAGCCAGGATCTCTGCCTGGCCGACCACCACGGTTCGATGAAGGCCTTCCTCGATGCCTTCCTGCCGCCTCGCCAGGGTCAGATCGTTCTGGCTGACGGCACGGTGGTGGGCGAGCACGATGGCATCGAGCACTTCACGATCGGCCAGCGCAAGGGGCTGGGTGTGGCCTGGAGCGAGCCCCTGCATGTGGTGCGCCTCGATGGGGCGATGAACCGGGTGGTGGTGGCTCCACGGGCCGAGGCGGCCCGCAGCGGCTGCGTGGTGGGGGCGATCAACTGGATCTCGATGCCCCCCCCGGACGCACCGCTGGAGCTGGAGGTGCAGGTGCGCTATCGCAGCGCGCCGGTGGTGGCCCAGCTCGTTCCCCTCGAGCCCACGGCCGCTGACGATGCTGCGGGCCGCCCCCACCGTGCTCGGTTGACCTTCCGCGATGACCAGTTTTCGATCACCCCTGGCCAGGCGGCGGTGTTCTATGCCGGCGAGGTGGTGCTCGGTGGCGGGCTGATCCAGGGACAGCTGCCCGATCCGGCTCACCAGTAG
- a CDS encoding 2Fe-2S iron-sulfur cluster-binding protein has translation MKSAASPVLVHWPNGRSTRVPPGSDWLQAAAEAGQTIPTGCLGGSCGACEIEVNGRVVRACIATVPAARSGDLRVELACDPYW, from the coding sequence ATGAAGTCCGCCGCCTCGCCGGTCCTCGTGCACTGGCCCAATGGGCGCAGCACCCGGGTGCCCCCAGGCAGCGACTGGCTGCAGGCGGCGGCCGAGGCCGGCCAGACGATCCCCACCGGCTGCCTGGGGGGCAGTTGCGGCGCCTGTGAGATCGAGGTGAACGGCCGGGTGGTGAGGGCCTGCATCGCCACGGTGCCCGCTGCGCGCAGCGGCGATCTGCGGGTGGAACTGGCCTGCGATCCCTACTGGTGA
- a CDS encoding cobyric acid synthase, with product MVLGTSSGAGKSLMAAALCRVLRRRGETPLPFKGQNMSLNAWVDAAGGEMAYSQALQAWAAGLEPTVAMNPVLLKPQGDSTSELIHLGRSVGVCRAEHYYRDWFRPGWAAIRQGLSDLQTGHPGGRLVLEGAGSPVEVNLQPRDLTNLRLAQFLRARCLLVADIERGGVFAQIVGTLALLRPVERPLIRGILINRFRGRRELFDEGRSWLERHTGLPVLGVMPWLDELFPPEDSLDLLERKARKPDADLEIAVMRLPSISNFSDLDPLEAEPSVRVRWLRPGEALGSPDAVVIPGSKQTLRDLEVLRASGLGDDLRRYVSGGGHLFGLCGGLQMLGRRLLDPLALEGGGGSGGHTGLGLLPLITHYGDGKATQQVCAPALWPPGSSLMLEGFELHRGQSLCQEPDQCQPIAMRPGLGWWTAGPSGSVVAGTYLHGVFDSGPWRRRWLNQLRRRRGLSPLSEQQPHHGQQREALLDRLAGAFEAHVNLTPLLERE from the coding sequence ATGGTGCTCGGAACCAGCAGTGGCGCCGGTAAATCGCTGATGGCCGCCGCCCTCTGCCGGGTGCTGCGCCGCCGGGGCGAGACGCCCCTGCCCTTCAAGGGTCAGAACATGAGTCTCAATGCCTGGGTGGATGCCGCCGGCGGCGAGATGGCCTACAGCCAGGCCCTGCAGGCCTGGGCGGCTGGGCTTGAGCCGACGGTGGCGATGAATCCGGTGCTGCTCAAGCCCCAGGGCGACAGCACCAGCGAGCTGATCCACCTGGGGCGTTCCGTGGGGGTCTGCCGGGCCGAGCACTATTACCGCGACTGGTTTCGTCCAGGCTGGGCAGCGATCCGCCAGGGCCTGAGCGATCTGCAGACCGGCCATCCGGGCGGCCGTCTGGTGCTGGAGGGGGCCGGCAGTCCCGTGGAGGTGAATCTGCAGCCCCGGGATCTCACCAACCTGCGCCTGGCCCAGTTCCTGAGGGCCCGCTGCCTGCTCGTGGCCGACATCGAACGGGGGGGAGTCTTCGCCCAGATCGTGGGCACCCTGGCGCTGCTGCGACCGGTGGAGCGGCCCTTGATCCGGGGCATCCTGATCAACCGCTTCCGTGGCCGCCGGGAGCTCTTCGACGAGGGCCGCAGCTGGCTGGAGCGCCACACCGGCCTGCCGGTGCTGGGGGTGATGCCCTGGCTCGATGAACTCTTCCCTCCCGAGGATTCCCTCGACCTGCTGGAGCGCAAGGCGCGCAAACCCGATGCGGACCTGGAGATCGCGGTGATGCGCCTGCCCTCGATCAGCAATTTCTCCGATCTCGATCCGCTCGAGGCCGAACCCAGCGTGCGGGTGCGCTGGCTGCGCCCCGGAGAAGCGCTGGGCAGCCCCGATGCCGTGGTGATTCCCGGAAGCAAGCAGACGCTGCGGGATCTGGAGGTCCTGCGCGCCAGCGGCCTCGGCGATGACCTGCGGCGGTATGTGTCGGGCGGCGGCCATCTCTTCGGCCTCTGCGGCGGCCTGCAGATGCTCGGCCGACGTCTGCTCGATCCCCTCGCTCTCGAAGGCGGTGGCGGCAGCGGCGGTCACACCGGGCTGGGGCTGCTGCCCCTGATCACCCACTACGGCGACGGCAAGGCGACGCAGCAGGTGTGCGCCCCGGCCCTGTGGCCGCCGGGCAGCAGCCTGATGCTGGAGGGATTCGAACTGCACCGGGGCCAGAGCCTGTGCCAGGAACCCGATCAGTGCCAGCCCATCGCCATGCGCCCGGGCCTCGGCTGGTGGACAGCCGGGCCGAGCGGCTCCGTGGTGGCCGGCACCTACCTGCACGGGGTGTTCGACTCGGGACCCTGGCGACGGCGCTGGCTGAACCAGCTGCGCCGTCGCCGCGGCCTGAGTCCGCTGAGTGAGCAGCAACCGCACCACGGGCAGCAGCGGGAGGCCCTGCTCGATCGCCTCGCCGGGGCCTTCGAAGCCCACGTGAATCTGACTCCCCTGCTGGAGAGGGAATGA
- a CDS encoding Npun_F0494 family protein, with amino-acid sequence MHGSLTSTLNDPRSLERAASALRCLPFRRAFYGLLSGEAISSEELHRRDDQPQFTFTPLSSDGAEGHFIWLIRVGVLRREVDGQGLTERVRLTPMGRELLQRWNGEIPRAALLERIRHGLRRRWPRL; translated from the coding sequence ATGCATGGCTCCCTCACCAGCACCCTCAACGATCCCCGCTCACTGGAGCGGGCGGCCAGCGCTCTGCGTTGCCTGCCGTTCCGGCGGGCTTTTTACGGGCTGCTCAGCGGCGAGGCGATCAGCAGCGAGGAGCTCCACCGGCGTGACGACCAGCCGCAGTTCACCTTCACTCCCCTGAGCAGCGACGGGGCTGAAGGGCACTTCATCTGGCTGATCCGGGTCGGGGTCCTGCGCCGGGAGGTGGATGGACAGGGCCTCACGGAGCGTGTCCGGCTGACGCCGATGGGCCGGGAGCTGCTGCAGCGCTGGAACGGGGAGATTCCCAGGGCCGCTCTGCTGGAGAGGATCCGCCATGGCCTGCGCCGCCGCTGGCCGCGCCTGTGA
- a CDS encoding nucleoside triphosphate pyrophosphatase, with the protein MPQAPLVLASASPARRRLLEQAGISHRVRVSGVDEEAWRDPDPLQLVQALARAKAEAVGRALVLSEGERVAGVLGCDSLFVLDGSVYGKPRDAEEASSRWRRMAGSWGELHTGHCLLPMGDTLGTPGCCPPDPLVATVTTRVRFAELSDAEIAAYVATGEPLSCAGGFALEGRAGALVERIEGCFSNVIGLSLPLLRRWLA; encoded by the coding sequence GTGCCGCAAGCCCCACTGGTGCTGGCCTCGGCCTCACCGGCGCGACGCCGGCTGCTGGAGCAGGCGGGGATCTCCCACCGGGTTCGGGTGAGCGGCGTCGACGAGGAGGCCTGGCGGGATCCGGATCCGCTCCAGCTGGTGCAGGCGCTGGCACGGGCCAAAGCCGAGGCGGTGGGGCGTGCGCTGGTGCTGAGCGAGGGCGAGAGGGTGGCTGGAGTGCTCGGCTGCGATTCCCTGTTCGTGCTCGACGGGAGCGTGTACGGCAAGCCTCGGGACGCCGAGGAAGCCTCCAGCCGCTGGCGGCGCATGGCCGGGTCGTGGGGGGAACTGCACACCGGTCACTGCCTCCTGCCGATGGGGGACACCCTCGGGACGCCGGGCTGCTGTCCGCCCGATCCCCTGGTGGCCACGGTCACCACCCGCGTCAGGTTCGCGGAACTCAGCGACGCGGAGATCGCCGCTTACGTGGCCACCGGTGAACCCCTCTCCTGTGCCGGCGGCTTCGCCCTCGAGGGCCGGGCGGGTGCCCTGGTGGAGCGCATCGAGGGCTGCTTCAGCAACGTGATCGGCCTGAGCCTGCCCCTTCTGCGTCGCTGGCTGGCCTGA
- a CDS encoding YcgJ family protein — MTTTIKSPSRPSQASLAMAASWLMLTALLPQPGWSRTSSLDFPSDGVVCDRGSRICYDRQGPSLSLTRREYGQRSEQNLLRQLSGRPISRDIRFSSGEVCDLRREICWDDGWGRTNVSKRLSRQLFGDNGGWTRDNDWRNDNWRGNPGNSSWGQTTAQDSGFCELSQRGRRIFYGNCNLQQRYTPNGTAYLVDFRNGRSYSFYNRRGQLVMVDGTGTWPVSYNRNGDGGEFRWGDLQLVARQTRLIAPGYNPGYNTGASAGLLQDLINSLFR; from the coding sequence ATGACGACCACCATCAAGAGCCCATCCCGGCCGTCCCAAGCCTCTCTGGCGATGGCGGCCAGTTGGCTCATGCTCACCGCCCTCCTGCCCCAGCCCGGCTGGAGCCGCACCAGCAGCCTCGATTTTCCCAGCGACGGAGTCGTCTGTGATCGCGGCAGCAGGATTTGCTACGACCGCCAGGGTCCCTCGCTGTCATTGACCCGGCGCGAATACGGTCAACGCTCGGAGCAGAACCTGCTGCGACAGCTTTCAGGCCGCCCCATCTCCAGGGATATTCGCTTCAGCAGCGGTGAAGTGTGCGATCTGCGCCGGGAAATCTGCTGGGATGACGGCTGGGGCCGCACCAATGTGAGCAAGCGCCTCAGCCGCCAGCTGTTCGGTGACAACGGCGGCTGGACGCGCGACAACGACTGGAGGAACGACAACTGGCGGGGAAACCCAGGCAACTCCAGCTGGGGACAGACGACAGCACAGGACTCAGGATTCTGTGAGCTCAGTCAACGCGGGCGCCGCATCTTCTACGGCAACTGCAACCTGCAGCAGCGCTACACGCCGAATGGCACCGCCTATCTCGTCGACTTCCGCAATGGACGGAGCTACAGCTTCTACAACCGCCGGGGACAGCTGGTGATGGTGGATGGCACGGGAACGTGGCCCGTGTCCTACAACCGCAATGGAGACGGAGGCGAGTTCCGCTGGGGAGACCTGCAGCTGGTGGCCCGCCAGACCCGATTGATCGCGCCTGGATACAACCCCGGATACAACACTGGAGCCTCGGCAGGCTTACTGCAGGATCTGATCAACAGCCTCTTCCGTTGA
- the psbC gene encoding photosystem II reaction center protein CP43, whose product MVAVGGKDLDSTGYAWWAGNARLINLSGRLLGAHVAHAGLMVFWAGAMMLFEVSHFSFDKPMYEQGLILFPHVATLGYGVGPGGEVTSLYPFFVVGVLHLISSAVLGLGGLYHALRGPEILENYSSFFSQDWRDKNQMTNIIGYHLILLGVGCLLLVFKAMFFGGVYDTWAPGGGDVRLITNPTLDPGVIFGYLFRAPFGGEGWIIGVNSMEDIIGGHIWLGLICIFGGIWHVITKPFGWVRRAFIWNGEAYLSYSLGALSFMSFIASAFIWFNNTAYPSEFYGPTNAESSQAQSFTFLVRDQRLGANIGSAMGPTGLGKYLMRSPTGEIIFGGETMRFWDFRGPWLEPLRGPNGLSLDKLQNDIQPWQVRRAAEYMTHAPNASLNSVGGIITEPNSVNFVNVRQWLSATQFVLAFFFLVGHLWHAGRARAAAAGFEKGIDRQAEPTLAMPDLD is encoded by the coding sequence GGTTATGCCTGGTGGGCCGGTAACGCCCGCCTCATCAATCTCTCCGGCCGCCTGCTCGGCGCCCACGTGGCCCACGCGGGTCTGATGGTCTTCTGGGCCGGAGCGATGATGCTGTTCGAAGTGAGCCACTTCAGCTTCGACAAGCCCATGTACGAGCAGGGTCTGATCCTGTTCCCGCACGTGGCCACCCTGGGTTACGGCGTCGGCCCCGGCGGAGAGGTCACCAGCCTCTACCCGTTCTTCGTGGTCGGTGTGTTGCACCTGATCAGCTCCGCCGTCCTTGGCCTTGGCGGCCTGTACCACGCCCTCCGTGGTCCCGAAATCCTGGAGAACTACTCCTCGTTCTTCTCCCAGGACTGGCGTGACAAGAACCAGATGACCAACATCATCGGCTACCACCTCATCCTTCTGGGTGTGGGTTGCCTGCTGCTGGTGTTCAAGGCGATGTTCTTCGGAGGTGTCTACGACACCTGGGCGCCCGGTGGCGGTGATGTTCGCCTGATCACCAACCCCACCCTCGATCCGGGTGTGATCTTCGGGTACCTCTTCCGCGCCCCCTTCGGCGGCGAGGGATGGATCATCGGGGTCAACTCGATGGAGGACATCATCGGCGGCCACATCTGGCTCGGCCTGATCTGCATCTTCGGTGGCATCTGGCACGTGATCACCAAGCCCTTCGGCTGGGTGCGCCGCGCCTTCATCTGGAACGGTGAGGCCTACCTGAGCTACAGCCTCGGCGCTCTGAGCTTCATGAGCTTCATCGCCTCGGCCTTCATCTGGTTCAACAACACCGCCTATCCCTCGGAGTTCTACGGCCCCACCAACGCCGAATCCTCCCAGGCTCAGAGCTTCACCTTCCTGGTGCGTGACCAGCGCCTGGGTGCCAACATCGGTTCCGCCATGGGCCCCACCGGCCTGGGCAAGTACCTGATGCGCTCCCCCACCGGCGAGATCATCTTCGGTGGTGAGACCATGCGCTTCTGGGACTTCCGCGGTCCCTGGCTCGAGCCCCTGCGTGGCCCGAACGGCCTCAGCCTCGACAAGCTCCAGAACGACATTCAGCCCTGGCAGGTGCGCCGCGCGGCTGAATACATGACCCACGCTCCCAATGCCTCCCTCAACTCCGTGGGCGGCATCATCACCGAGCCCAACTCGGTGAACTTCGTGAACGTGCGTCAGTGGCTCTCGGCCACCCAGTTCGTGCTCGCCTTCTTCTTCCTGGTGGGTCATCTCTGGCACGCCGGCCGCGCCCGCGCAGCCGCCGCCGGGTTCGAGAAGGGCATCGACCGTCAGGCCGAGCCCACCCTGGCGATGCCGGATCTCGACTGA